GCTTATGGTCCCAATGCCTCAAGAAAAACTGCTTGACTGCTTCACGTCTTCTCTTTTTGGTGGAGAATTGTTTTCTTGTCTATTGTTGAATGTTGATTAGGATTGCTTATGTCTTTAACCCATCGTGTACTACGGGTTTTCCACTCTATTGACAGGCAAAGAACCGACAAGTATTTCCACTTTATCAAAGGTAAATGACTCCAATTCTACATAATATAAAACCATCCATGACTTCTAGccaaaaaaccaaaccaatcaCATCACAACTTAGGGAGGTAATAGAGAAACCATGGGCGGTTTTACATAGGAGATTTAAGCCAAGAGCAAACCAATTTAAGCTACATGTGTAATGGCAAAACAATACCTTGACAATGAGTCATGTTCACATTCAACTTTTCCCAGCATaccaaattcttcttctttttaaatcaACACAACAACATGctaactgagagagagagagagagagagagagagagagaagcaactgattaattttttttctaatatacattcaagaatttattatacaataaatactcacaagaaaatgaaaaccctGTATTGTCTCCAGacaacttctttttcttctttgaaccCTTAATCATGCTTGgctaagaaattaagaaatattaaaatacgAGGTCCAAAAACAAGCTAGAGCTTCTCCACTTTGATTCCAATTTCAGCTGCACAATAGTGGACTCTTTCCCCGTCTATTATATGTCACCCAATCATAAGCACCTAACTGATTTTCATACAAAGAAGCTAGAGTCCAAAAACTGATTTTATGTATATACATAAAGCATACATAGATATACGCATTCTGAAGATTTATATAAAGGTATATTACATTTGGAAAATGGATTTCAACAGGTCTCTCTTCCGAATATGACAAGGCAGCACACCTGCAAGAACATATTGTGAAGCACACATATCAATATGCAGATTCCATTATCTTCTACATTAAAATTACAGAGGAAGACAATTGTGGGAACATAAGTTGTATTTGCAAGGACATATCAAACTAAATTAAATTAGGAAGAGGAACTTTTTTTGAAGATAACTTACAATAGTATGTTTCTATTAAATTAACACCAGGGCAGCATGACACCTATACATAACAAATTCAAATATCTATCTATTTATTACGATGCTAAAAGCAAATGCATGCAAATGGGTTCTTACTCAGATGAAATTTTTTCATCTCATAAAAATGGGGTGAAGGGTGAGGCTGTggatttaaaaaacaaaaagagctCTAGCTCACATAAAGGAGGGGCAGCTTTTCCAGTGACTCTCATGATTCTAGCTATATGCACAATTGAGAAAGTGAATCAATCAAGTGCacttcttttcttcatttttttttttttccttttatcacTGAAACAGCAAGCAACCCTGTAATTGGTGCCCaatgaacaaacaaaacccaacacaGTGAGTAACTTggtatctttttctttattggtaagttatacaACGGTTGACATGGTAACTAATATAAGAGTTTAGAGGATACATTGATACAACCACTAAACTATACAGCTCTGGAACCACTGATACATTGCTGCACAGTATCCCTCACTGGGTTATAAAGcaaatatggaaaaagaaaaagataccaAGCAAATTGGTAAGTTAAATAGGCTAAAAATTTTGCCAAAGATAAAATGACAAATAAACTTCTTTTCTGTTATAATTACAAAAGGATGctaaaagaaagataaagacaggctaaaaattttgcaaaagcTTTACATAGGTCTGAAaatagttttcttcttttatattaaCCTTTTGCTGCTCCTTTTAATGATTGTTTTATAACACAATGATGACCatacaaataacaaaaagatAACTCAGGAAATGATAATGGGAACTAAAAATTTGTTAACCAAAGGCTCTTTTTTTCGGAGGGGGTGGGGGGAGCAGGGGCTTTTGTAGGAGGTGGGGCTGGAGGGCTGGTTGCAGTGTCAGTGCAATGCATGCATGCAGCTTTCCTAATATATGCTTTTGCAATTGGTAATTTGGTATGCTATGTAACCAAATAATGCTTGTTAAACTACCACTAGTCTCAAAACTTCAAACTCATAGGAAAGGGCACATTCAATTACTTAACCATAGTTGTCAAAACGTGAATAATATCCTTGatcaattatcaatttttttcgtattattttaaaatacacatagacttgataaaatttataattttttttatagatttacACATAAaaggtatattcattataaatttgaaacatATTCAACTAATGACTAATAACTAATATGTAGTAAACTTTaaagctaactaaataaatcaaattaaaatatgtttataacgtttacattcaaattgattaaaatcAATAGTGATAATACATGACATATgagccaaaataataattatgttcATCGTATTCATCATCTTGCTTCATCAACTCCATCTGAGTCAACATTATCATTATGTTCATGATCTTGCAAAATTATATCTTCATTGACATTTccttcatcatcatcagcaTTTTCcatccccctttttttttcctattttaataactctttctttatatttctttttggcACTCTAGCTTCTAAGACCTATAgtaatagataataataataacaaaaaaattttaaaaagtaattatattGTCATTTAATTCCTTATTCATagtatagaaaagaaatttgcaaATGTGAAAGTAAATTATCAAGTGTAGTCCAAATTTTGGAAGGGGGGAAAAGTCATgaacatgttattttattagaCTCAATCAAATATgccaatttatttgttaaatCAAAGCACACATTGAAtccacccccctccccccaattaaaaaaaaaaacttgtttcttTATCATCTGATACACATGATTTTACAAAACAATACAATATGCATCTATGCATCGTATGACTCATAAGCGTGGTCACTAGGTATCTACGATACAGTACCTTAAGTAACAACTATGCACTTAACCATTACTCTAAAACTCTCACTCACATATGGGTCTAAACTTTCCCTTAATAAGTGGGGCCCAATGTAtggaattttttacttttaaatggGAGATAGGGGGGAGACATGATTTGAACTCACGACCATCTTCTGTATAATAACAACATGATAAACTAAACACTTGCCCCAAAAGCTTAAGTTGATGGGAAAAGTTACTCACTTAACCATTATTCTATCAATGACAAGTCTCAATACTAGTGAGTTAGTGCCTTACTGTTCATCAAAGTGTTTTGGCAGCTTTTTTCATGACAACATTCAAGCTGAAGTTGAACTTGTTCTACAATCTGATTCCCAAGAGACATCACTTTGtggttttgattcttttgaagGTGATTGAACTGTGGGACTGCGGACCCGGTTATTATGGAATTCAGAGGTGTTGCTCTGAGCAGCCAAGTACTCAAGGGCCACGACAATATCACCAATAAGAGGGCGGAAAGTTGGCTGCTCCTGAATACACATGGCAGTAATAGCAATTGCATGATGCAAACAACGAACAGGGAAGCGCCCTTGCAACAAAGGATCTGCTAGTTGAGCAAATTTCTTTCGGTCCTTTAAAAATGGACGAGACTGCAATGGAAAAACAagtattaaaacaaaataatcaagCAATATCATTGCATTATAcatgtttttcatttgatacACAAGGCAGGTGCATTCTTATCACTACAAAGGAGCATGACTGAACTCCCAATCAGTCAAATTGCTTGGATGATTATGATCCAAACTCATACTTAGTGTCCAGCAGTAAAAATGGGGTAGTACATTGAGAACAAAGATCAGATGATACAGCCTTACTAATGCTCTCTTTTACTTTCCCCTGATAAGTAAGTAATGCAATTCTATCAATGATCAAAAAACCTTACTAATGCTTAACAAATCAGCAATTTATAAAGAgatgctttcttttctttttccttttaaggtgAGGGTGCTGGGGGAGAATGAACACTGATGTGACagggaggaagaaagagatAAGAGTTAGCTCACCCAAGTAACAAGGTTCTGCTCTCCTGGCTTCTTAGTGGCATCTATTGCCCTCCGGCCAGTGATCAACTCCAAAAGAACCACACCAAAGCTATAGATATCAGATTTAGCGGTCAATTTGCCACTCATGGCATACTCTGGTGCACAATAACCATAAGTTCCCATTACTCTAGTTGAAACATGAGTATGATCACCAACAGGTCCCAGTTTGGCAAGCCCAAAGTCAGACAGCTTCGGATGGTAGTCATTGTCCAGCAAAATATTTGCAGATTTTAAGTCACGGTAGATAACAGGGGGACTTGCTTTGTTGTGGAGATACTCAAGGCCCCGAGCTGCACCAACAGCAATCTTTATTCGAGTATTCCAACTCAGAGGGTCTTTGCCAGGGTCCAGATCTGAGTCAGAAAGTGCACCATGAGTCCAGTCAATTAAAGTAATTCAAAGAAGATTTGCAGCTGCAGTGTCTACCGTACTCAGGAAAATCTCTTCCTACCTAAGATAGGAACTTAGCAGGAAAACTATTTGTTACACTTCATCTTTCCAGGGGAAGGAGGAAAGGGGGAGAGGGGGTGCTTAAGAGAATTCATACTCCAATCTTAGACAGTTATAGTAAAACCAACTTCTACTAGATTGCTTGCTAATTTACCACTCAATTTAATTAGGGGGCATGTATTGGTAACACTGCTTGAAAGACAAATACTGAAACCATGGTCACCACACCTGGTTTAAAGACATATATTGGAGATTAAAAGGTTCTATTAAACAGGAGGTACAGaattgaaaggaaaataaatcatTTGGAAAGTACAAAAGAGCAAATAGAGATATAACTGGACTTCATAACTGAGACACTTACCAAAGAGATGATCTTCCAAGCTACCCATTGGCATGTACTCATAAACCAAAAGTCTTTGATCTCCATCAGTACAATAGCCAATCAAGGTGACCAGATTAGAATGGTGTAACAAACTTAACATGAGAACCTCCACAATGAATTCCTGAAACCCCTGGAGGCCGTCATGATTAAGTTGCTTAATTGCAACAACCTGCTTATGAAAAAAGTGATTTTCACAATTAACATTAGCAGGTAATTCAACTTAAACTCCCCATTCTAAGATATAGCTGGATAGCTAATAACAGATTATTTCCAAACAAaggcatttttttatttaaataaatactaataattCCAATACATTCAGCCATCCATAATCCAGCATTAAATAATACTCCACATAAAAATTTCACAAGCATTGCATTTGGATATGTGAAAAGAGCAATGACTGGAAAAGAGAACTCTGTATCCAAAGAAACCATTTCAATAAACTAACGCGACATTACACCTTTTACCAAACTATCtcattttatgttattttaaacaaacatcaaatatgaaaaatgcCATGCCGTAGAACCTAATTATATCAGATTCATACATCACTAAGTCTCTAATCCATCCATAGGTTTCACTAACAAAACATAGTTTATGCTTCCATATCGTATTTGAGAAAATTACACTAACTATCAATAGTCAATTCCATTCCTCAAAATTCTTATATCCCAATGCAAGCAATGCAGATTTTCAAATCATCTATAAAAGATACCGACAATGTTGTATAAATGTTTGAAAAATCACCTGATTGGCTTCAAGTTTGCCCTTGTAAACCCTTCCAAAACCCCCTTCCCCAATTAGATTCACCTCCTTAAAACCTCTTGTGGCTGCCGCAAGCTCACGAAATGTAAAACTACGAGCTGCACTGGATTTCGGGCTGCCACCCTTGTTatcattcaaactctctttCCCTTTCCCATTCTCTGCAATGTAAGCACACAATTCAACTCCCATCAttctcaaaatcaaaaccaataagttcttccaaaaattgaaacaaatttgaGAACAAACATTAAAAGTTCAAAATGGCTATGAAATTCCTACCATTAAGATTAACGTCCCTCCTTCCCTTTCCACTACCTGCAAATTCacatcccaaaacaaaaacatatacatattaacaatttgtttcaaaacaaataaagggTCAGAGACGAAGACACACACAGATACCTAAGGAATCAGCAGAATGACCAGAACTAGATCGTGGGGCATTCTCAGTTTCGACCCTGCGCACATCTTTCCTTCGTGGACTAATGCAAGAAAAGCaactcatttttctctttacACTCtttaacaaacacacacatacacatacacacatacacacacaaacaataaaacaattGTTCCtgtaacaacaacaaagaaaccACCTGAAATGAATTTCTCACCCAgaacccaactcaacccataTCTCAGATTTCCCAAAATATTCACATaccaaaacctcaaaaaagaacaaaaatactAAGCACAACCATCTCCCACCCCGAAAGGAAACAGAGAGATCGGGAAGCCAAAAAGCTAGAGACAGAAAAGAAGCCCacctccaaaaaagaaaaaaaatttcaaaactttctaaaataaattcaaaccctttattaaaatttaaaatattaccaaataaaaacacaaagctaaaattttgtttatagaAATGCCGGCTTTTATGTGTCAAATTTAAGACAAGGGCAAAAGagagaagccaaaaaaaaaaaaaaaaaccaaaattacgCGTAAAGGCAATAATAATACGTGTGAGATTACTCTAAATTTAGCTAGAGAGAGCGACAAATTTAGCGGCACAGTTGGCGGTGACTGTGATTAATAACAGCTggaaaattgggaaaaaaagatTTCTCTTTTTTGTGCTTTTGGAAATGTGtggaccttcttttcttttttttaatttttgtgaatttCTTTGCTTTTGCGTTTgcgtttgtgtttggtttttcGCTGTTACATTTATGTTTGTGCACATTGTAAATTGTTTTACATGTCGCTCTCCATCCTTCTCACCCTGATTTCTAGCTTCTGGTTCGTAAACATTACGGTTTTGGACATGTGGTGAGCTGGTTATTACGAGATTGACACTGACAGTTTCGGCCCAACTGAACTGAACTCGCTTTATGCGACCGACGTTGGATAATGTTGGAGTCTTTAAGATTGGGATTTGGGATTTGGGCTTCGTTGGATTGTGAATTGTAAAATgtctattagtttttttttttttttttttttatgttttaaagttttaaagCTTTAATTAAAGCATCAATGTCAAATTGTCAACGACTTCGATGCGCGTGACTGACGTGCTGGGATTGCCATTCTGATTCCGCGTGGACTGGTTGGCTGACCTCCTTATATTTTACACACATTCTAGCATTTTTCGAGTGTTGTAAGGAAATTGTTTTCATATTTTACATgcaatttgatttatttttataaagtaaaaatgtaaaatacaaTCAACAGGCCTTAGGATTTTGTCTCTAATCACCgtgagaaaaatgaagaaaatgagtAATAGTTTAAAGATAAATTTAGGTTTATGGATCACATTAATCAGTTTTAAAATATCTTGAACTTAGTCGTTATTAATTCAAATCTAAGAAATATTAATTGTACTtgacctttttcttttaaatagtttttgttttattttgaataagTTACACTAACCTATTTCTCGAAATTTGAGGAATGACAGTCGAGGTTTAGGacttaaaaaaatcaacacgTTAATTTTTTCAGTtagtaacaacaataaaatgttTCCAAATCTTAAACAGATTCACTTTACTAAACCATAATTATGGTTagttactttttatataatgGTTATTTCTTGTCAACATACCGGGTTACAGTTGGTCAAGAGAATCAAAATTTGGAATATCTTGTTATTGTTATTAGTTGAATAACTAATGTGTTGATTTTATCAAACCCCAAGTAAGGAGATAAGGTTTAGAAAGGTTGAGTGTTACTCTCTCAAACTTCAAAGGAAATTTGTGCAATTTaacttttcattttgataagattttttttttaattaatggcATAAGTTGGGATGTAGTATTTCATATTTAAATgatgtttgtttaaattttcttaaataaaaatgttaaaattactattaattttttcagttagtaacaacaataaaatgttTCCAAATCTTAAACAGATTCACTTGACTAAACCATAATTATggttagttacttttttttataacagcTATTTCTTGTCAGCATACCGGGTTACAGTTGGTCAAGAGAATCAAAATTTGGaatatattgttattgttattagtTGAATAACTAATGTGTTGATTTTATCAAACCCCAAGTAAGGAGATAAGGATTAGAAAGGTTGAGTGTTACTCTCCCAAACTTCAAAGGAAATTTGTGTAATTTaacttttcattttgataagatttttttttttaattaatggcATAAGTTAGGATGTAGTATTTCATATTTAAATgatgtttgtttaaattttcttaaataaaaatgttaaaattactattaattttttcagttagtaacaacaataaaatgtttctaCATCTTAAACAGATTCACTTGACTAAACCATAATTATGgttagttactttttttataACGGCTATTTCTTGTCTACATACCGGGTTACAGTTGGTCAAGAGATTCAAAATTTGGAATATCTTGTTATTGTTATTAGTTGAATAACTAATGTGTTGATTTTATCAAACCCCAAGTAAGGAGATAAGGATTAGAAAGGTTGAGTGTTACTCTCCCAAACTTCAAAGGAAATTTGTGTAATTTaacttttcattttgataagatttttttttttaattaatggcATAAGTTAGGATGTAGTATTTCATATTTAAATgatgtttgtttaaattttcttaaataaaaatgttaaaattactATTGGAGCTCATTTCATTTAAACATTGATATggtaataaaattattgaagtcacaccaaaaaataataataaatatatttttttttaaagttggcAAATTAATCAAGTAAATTTCTAATATTTCTAAcattacctttaaaaaaataaaatcaatgaaaacatatataattgatttgaatttgtgtgcacattaataaattattgataaatgtttttttttcctcctaaaaGAATATGCATGTGCATTACAGTTACAAACTTTAAAAACATTTACATTGTTAAATGAATAGTGACCTAAATCTCCTAAATCATAATTGGAACCGTCTTTCAATACTTATTATGGTTTGTTAGATAATCAATGTGCATTACTCCCCTTTTATTGCGAATGGAAACCTACTTATAATAAATGGTCGAGATGTTTATTGTATAACCGTGATGAGATGAACATtaacctctctcttttttttttgacaaaagaaGAACATTAATCTAATACCATTGTTTCCATCAtctttatatatagattttgaTGTTGTTGAGATTTCAAATTTCTTGCAATATTCAGTtatagatttttcaaaaaaaaaaaaaacgatcgTAGAAGAGttatttttgataagaagaGAACTGAAACATTTGaagtgaataaaaaattgaatttttttttttttttttgaaactacaATCTAAtactaaaacataaaagtgaAAACTCATGATCTCCGATGATGTTTAATTGACTAAAATATAGTTAAGTCTTGGGCATAACTATCAGAAAAACAGAGAAATTTCTAGAAGAGAAATCTGTATTTTGCTTAATGAATCAATACAAAGAGAAACCGTATATATATACAATCAGAGGCCCTCCAATAATAATAGATTAACTAACTAACCAACCAAATTAAGTAACTAATTAACTACTGCACGTGCCTATTACTAAATAACTATACACAGATCTAAGCTACATGTCGTTTATACAACTATACAATCAGTAATGTTGTTTTGCTCTTTAGTGCTTTTTTTCACTGCTTTATCCTTGCTTCTATCAATCTTTTTGGTATCTTGACACCCCCACTCAAGTGGAAGATGGGCATGTATATTGACCATGTTCAACTTG
This genomic stretch from Castanea sativa cultivar Marrone di Chiusa Pesio chromosome 1, ASM4071231v1 harbors:
- the LOC142621539 gene encoding putative serine/threonine-protein kinase PBL21, translating into MCVCVCVCLLKSVKRKMSCFSCISPRRKDVRRVETENAPRSSSGHSADSLGSGKGRRDVNLNENGKGKESLNDNKGGSPKSSAARSFTFRELAAATRGFKEVNLIGEGGFGRVYKGKLEANQVVAIKQLNHDGLQGFQEFIVEVLMLSLLHHSNLVTLIGYCTDGDQRLLVYEYMPMGSLEDHLFDLDPGKDPLSWNTRIKIAVGAARGLEYLHNKASPPVIYRDLKSANILLDNDYHPKLSDFGLAKLGPVGDHTHVSTRVMGTYGYCAPEYAMSGKLTAKSDIYSFGVVLLELITGRRAIDATKKPGEQNLVTWSRPFLKDRKKFAQLADPLLQGRFPVRCLHHAIAITAMCIQEQPTFRPLIGDIVVALEYLAAQSNTSEFHNNRVRSPTVQSPSKESKPQSDVSWESDCRTSSTSA